Proteins from a genomic interval of Rosa chinensis cultivar Old Blush chromosome 2, RchiOBHm-V2, whole genome shotgun sequence:
- the LOC112188155 gene encoding uncharacterized protein LOC112188155 isoform X2, whose translation MEYFLSKIGEYTIEPVGRQVGYMIHCKTNLGKLEAIAETLKAARESLATEVDAAKTRGETIRPDVELWLEKVNLITAETDEWLKDESQAKLKCLHGFCPNLIIRRHLSRDSTKLVPEIVQLYEKRGFSSVSYGPHQKEVSGVTRNDYVALPSRISVVKKIMDELKTSETNRIEVCGMGGVGKTTLVKEVYKQAAEDKKLFDDVIILLDVKQNPDLEAIQKKIVEKLGMEVLDNETMHGRASRLCARIQGKMILVILDDVEEKLDLKLVGLPSLPTCKILLTCRTRGVLGFHNMRADKRFHLDVLVKEEAWSLFEKMAGDVVKQNGCRDIAIQIAERCGGLPLLVVTVASALKDESRLHVWKDALRRLRRFDREEITEKVYLAVEWCYNNLDDEELKPLFLLCGIVVRDNHFCSSDLLKYCMGLGLLKNVDTVEEARHTLDILVEKLKDSCLLLERDVDGLVKMHDLVCHVAFRIAYRDHHVLSVTYGDDLKDWPEKEIYKRCTMILLNSSSIPILSLIPWECPDLKMFHLVGDAISMNSVEIPSVVFREMKKLRVLNLINLHILSLPPSLQFLKNLHMLCLDKSILGDVALVGELSNLEILSFCKSRVKQLPKEIGQLTRLRLLDLSDCSELEVIVPGVISSLVTLEELRMRNSFNKWEVEGERSNASLSELKHLSRLSSLDIHIPNADILPANLFSQKLKLNRFNIIIGVAYVREKRVAKTTLNTLKLKLTTSLEQLDEGLRLLVKRSEDLSLYVEGVNTTVHPLDTEGLEHHLQLQSDVDLTHIINSKVVFPNLTFLSVHGCDGLRFMFSFSTAARLVQLKQLVISGCEFIEEIISTREGEENMDIMFPNLEDLILVGLPKVVRFCTGSYIEFPSLKNLEIVRCSKLEAFIVDNKIWKEIEEWDPEQNLDVKSETGVQYFFFDGKARFPGLERLKINQASKLKTIWHTQLAQDSFCRLRQVEVSECVSLINVLPPSIVGRLNALEVVFPNLTILSVHGCDGLRFMFSFSMATRLVQLKQLVISGCEFIEEIISTREGEENMDNMFPNLEDLILVGLPKVVRFCTGSYIEFPSLKNLEIVQCSKLEAFIVDNKISKEIEEWDPEENFDVKSETGVQYFLFDGKARFPSLERLKINQASKLRTIWHTQLAQDSFCSLKQVEVSECVSLINVLHPSIVGRLNALEVVFPNLTILSVHGCDGLRFMFSFSMATRLVQLKQLVISGCEFIEEIISTREGEENMDNMFPNLEDLILVGLPKVVRFCTGSYIEFPSLKNLEIVQCSKLEAFIVDNKISKEIEEWDPEENFDVKSETGVQYFLFDGKARFPSLERLKINQASKLRTIWHTQLAQASFSRLRQVEVSECVSLINVLPPSIVGGLNALEVRSCERIVLIVASNIVGDDDPDDVSENEFDFSSLKCLTLADLPSLQGFCSVHCIVKFSSAITLKVELCPIELKISPNGFLLNELTELRLAELRLAELQLAETRIQTLKKIMDELKNPNTIRIGVCGIAGVGKTTLAKAVHKQATEDKELFDDVVILLDVKSNTDLEGIQKKIVEKLGMDILDNDTIDGRASRLSARIKDKKVLVILDDVCEQIDLVAVGLPSVAACKILLTSRFRKTLSDMSTQKEFLLDILQEKESWVLFEKKALDVVKDPAILEVAKQVAKNCGGLPILVVTVASVLKQRTTLPPWTDALTCLQEGSDREEELAEKAHLGLEWSYKQLNDKELKQIFLLCGITIRGNSISLADLLRYSMGLGFLKKAFTVEEARKALLSRIEKLKDYCLLIESDDNRYVRMHELVLNVANQIAFRDRHILSLVEDGGNRELKELSDKYFLEKCTIMSFPCGNNIPRLPEVMHCPTLTMFHLQGDLDDDSQKISPRFFEKMKNLQVLSLRCMTIPTLPLSLQFLKNLVFLCLDQCILGDVALIGELSNLEILSFSESNVKQLPTAVGQLTHLRLLDLSDCSELEVISPGVISSLGRLEELRMRNSFKKWEVEGEGSNASLSELKHLSQLSFLEIHIPNADILPANLFSPELERFNIIVGDVCEKLMVETTLNSLKLKLTTSIEHLDEGLKFLVERSEDLSLYTESVNNIFHPLDTEEFEHLKHLQLESNVVDFTHIINIKAVFPNLTSLTVHRCGRLSFLFSISMAKSLVGLKHLEISTCAIIEEIVSSTGEHGQQNMDNMFPKLEDLKLNELPTLTRFCSGSYIQLLSLEKLDIEGCSKLGAFISDNVAMSGEDIRICKEIEEKDSEENLDVNSKLNTAQCFLFDEKIGLPNLTSLMVHRCDGLNFLLLSSMARSLVKLKHLVISECQRMEAVLTKEHSEENKDNMFPELKELDLKDLPHLVRFCSGNYFEFASMERLQLEKCAKLETFICNPSSTSIASQKEMERVDKNENLETEVPYFLFDKKVGLPRLERLIINELPKLTTIWHTQLAPNSFRRLRDVTVQRCNGLKYIFQVSIIAGVFHQLQKLIVKECGVEEIVSQEEGIEKLMPDQFFPKLTCLEFTSLFQLERFYLKMPAINWPLKTLVLSDCQKVDIFAAESSGRQKIHDLGNLRVKQYYVLFEKSLFPKLEDLTFSPVDIWYGRPAHEKALFPATGTDGSLPHLRTLRLHGMEKFMRLWENTEPAAGSAFPQLKTLEVKFSGLTNLELSAISFRNLTTIEVTFCWRLQYLTTYSVAQSLVQLKTLKVDECKNMKEIFTSEGMGEGASKCEIVFRQLQTLELGDLISLERFCASNCRVKVPILGTLKVNWCPFKLKISSDKVLEVDLESDTESWSQSMSMHEQDNRRLRAKEGNSLPETPVVLALPETGTSSSLTAKKTADLPAEVIAQLNALLGIDLAAPSAYQQLSALLPFLQSTRKEWVVDQIREALQKLAPAVDKKSSELTAQLEAGRSEVIAGSSHIEAECQEVMGREAEPRFASGPG comes from the exons ATGGAgtattttctttcaaaaattggCGAGTACACAATTGAACCCGTTGGACGCCAAGTGGGTTATATGATTCACTGCAAAACCAACCTTGGAAAGCTAGAGGCCATAGCGGAAACATTGAAAGCTGCTCGAGAGTCGCTGGCTACTGAGGTTGATGCAGCTAAAACAAGAGGTGAAACAATTCGACCCGATGTCGAATTGTGGCTGGAAAAAGTGAACTTGATCACTGCAGAGACAGATGAGTGGTTGAAAGATGAAAGTCAAGCCAAGCTGAAATGTCTCCATGGTTTTTGTCCTAATTTGATAATCCGTCGTCACCTAAGCAGGGACTCAACAAAATTGGTGCCGGAGATTGTTCAACTTTACGAAAAGCGAGGATTTTCCTCAGTTTCATATGGTCCTCATCAGAAAGAGGTATCGGGTGTTACTCGCAATGATTACGTAGCCTTACCATCAAGGATTTCAGTTGTGAAAAAAATCATGGATGAATTGAAAACTTCCGAAACCAATAGGATTGAGGTGTGTGGAATGGGAGGAGTGGGTAAAACCACACTGGTCAAAGAAGTTTATAAGCAAGCTGCAGAAGATAAAAAGTTATTTGATGATGTGATTATCCTGCTAGATGTAAAACAAAATCCAGACTTGGAAgcaattcaaaagaaaattgtTGAAAAGTTGGGAATGGAGGTTCTTGACAATGAGACTATGCATGGAAGAGCGAGTCGTCTATGTGCCAGAATACAAGGCAAAATGATTCTCGTCATTTTAGATGATGTTGAAGAGAAACTTGATTTAAAGCTCGTGGGACTTCCCAGTCTTCCAACTTGTAAGATATTGCTGACATGTAGAACTCGAGGAGTTCTAGGTTTTCATAACATGCGTGCGGATAAAAGGTTTCACTTGGACGTTTTAGTTAAAGAAGAGGCTTGGAGTCTTTTCGAGAAGATGGCTGGTGATGTTGTCAAACAGAATGGTTGCCGAGATATAGCCATTCAAATAGCTGAAAGATGTGGAGGTTTGCCCCTATTGGTTGTCACAGTTGCAAGTGCTTTAAAAGATGAAAGTAGATTGCATGTATGGAAAGACGCCTTGAGACGACTTAGAAGGTTTGACAGAGAAGAAATAACTGAAAAAGTATACTTGGCTGTTGAATGGTGTTACAATAAtctggatgatgaagagcttaaACCATTGTTCTTGCTATGCGGGATTGTTGTAAGAGACAACCATTTTTGTTCGTCAGATTTGCTGAAATATTGTATGGGTTTAGGTTTGTTAAAAAATGTCGATACAGTGGAAGAAGCACGACATACGCTGGATATCCTCGTTGAAAAACTGAAAGATTCGTGTTTGTTGCTGGAAAGAGATGTTGATGGACTTGTCAAAATGCATGATCTTGTATGTCATGTTGCCTTCCGGATTGCATACAGAGATCATCACGTCTTGTCAGTAACATATGGAGATGACTTGAAGGATTGGCCAGAAAAAGAAATCTATAAAAGGTGCACTATGATTTTATTAAACTCCAGCAGTATCCCCATACTTTCCTTAATACCTTGGGAATGCCCAGATCTTAAAATGTTTCATTTGGTCGGTGACGCTATATCAATGAACTCGGTGGAAATCCCATCCGTCGTTTTCAGAGAGATGAAGAAACTCAGGGTGTTAAATTTAATCAACCTGCACATACTGTCACTACCTCCATCTCTTCAATTCCTGAAGAATCTGCACATGCTATGTTTAGATAAAAGCATATTGGGAGATGTCGCTTTAGTTGGGGAGCTTAGCAACTTGGAAATTCTTAGCTTTTGCAAATCCAGAGTTAAACAATTGCCTAAAGAAATAGGGCAGTTGACTCGTCTTCGGTTGTTGGATTTATCTGATTGCTCTGAACTCGAAGTTATTGTACCTGGTGTCATATCAAGCTTGGTGACACTGGAAGAGTTGAGAATGAGAAACAGCTTTAACAAGTGGGAGGTTGAAGGTGAAAGAAGTAATGCGAGCCTTTCGGAGCTGAAGCATTTGTCTCGGCTGTCCTCATTAGATATACATATTCCCAATGCTGACATTCTTCCAGCAAATTTGTTCTCCCAAAAGTTAAAGTTAAATAGATTCAATATAATTATTGGGGTTGCATATGTGCGGGAGAAACGTGTGGCTAAGACGACCCTCAACACACTAAAACTCAAGCTCACTACCAGCCTTGAACAATTGGACGAAGGCCTAAGATTGCTGGTGAAAAGATCAGAAGACTTGTCCTTATATGTGGAGGGCGTTAATACTACTGTCCATCCACTAGATACGGAAGGTCTTGAGCATCATCTGCAACTCCAAAGCGACGTGGACTTGACTCATATTATAAACAGTAAG GTTGTGTTCCCCAACTTAACATTCTtgagtgtacatggatgtgatGGTCTAAGATTCATGTTCTCATTTTCTACGGCTGCAAGGCTTGTACAACTCAAACAACTGGTAATATCCGGATGTGAATTCATTGAGGAGATTATATCAACAAGAGAAGGTGAAGAAAATATGGATATTATGTTCCCTAATCTGGAAGATTTGATCCTCGTTGGACTTCCAAAAGTTGTTAGATTCTGCACAGGAAGTTATATTGAATTTCCGTCCTTGAAAAACTTGGAGATAGTTCGGTGTTCTAAGCTGGAGGCATTCATTGTTGATAacaaaatttggaaagaaattgaagagTGGGACCCCGAACAGAACCTTGATGTCAAGAGCGAGACTGGTGTACAGTATTTCTTCTTTGACGGAAAG GCACGATTTCCTGGCTTGGAGAGACTGAAAATCAATCAGGCAAGCAAGTTGAAGACAATATGgcacacccaacttgctcaagACTCTTTTTGCAGGCTCAGACAAGTTGAGGTTTCCGAGTGCGTTAGTCTAATAAATGTCTTGCCCCCTAGCATCGTGGGAAGATTGAATGCTCTGGAA GTTGTGTTCCCCAACTTAACAATCTTGAGTGTACACGGATGTGATGGTCTAAGATTCATGTTCTCATTTTCTATGGCTACAAGGCTTGTACAACTCAAACAACTGGTAATATCCGGATGTGAATTCattgaagagattatatcaacaAGAGAAGGTGAAGAAAATATGGATAATATGTTCCCTAATCTGGAAGATTTGATCCTTGTTGGACTTCCAAAAGTTGTTAGATTCTGCACAGGAAGTTATATTGAATTTCCGTCCTTGAAAAACTTGGAGATAGTTCAGTGTTCTAAGCTGGAGGCATTCATTGTTGATAACAAAATTTCGAAAGAAATTGAAGAGTGGGACCCGGAAGAGAACTTTGATGTTAAGAGTGAGACTGGTGTACAATATTTCCTCTTTGACGGAAAG GCACGATTTCCTAGCTTGGAGAGGCTGAAAATCAATCAGGCAAGCAAGTTGAGGACAATATGgcacacccaacttgctcaagACTCTTTTTGCAGCCTCAAACAAGTTGAGGTTTCCGAGTGCGTTAGTCTAATAAATGTCTTGCACCCTAGTATCGTGGGAAGATTGAATGCTCTGGAA GTTGTGTTCCCCAACTTAACAATCTTGAGTGTACACGGATGTGATGGTCTAAGATTCATGTTCTCATTTTCTATGGCTACAAGGCTTGTACAACTCAAACAACTGGTAATATCCGGATGTGAATTCattgaagagattatatcaacaAGAGAAGGTGAAGAAAATATGGATAATATGTTCCCTAATCTGGAAGATTTGATCCTTGTTGGACTTCCAAAAGTTGTTAGATTCTGCACAGGAAGTTATATTGAATTTCCGTCCTTGAAAAACTTGGAGATAGTTCAGTGTTCTAAGCTGGAGGCATTCATTGTTGATAACAAAATTTCGAAAGAAATTGAAGAGTGGGACCCGGAAGAGAACTTTGATGTTAAGAGTGAGACTGGTGTACAATATTTCCTCTTTGACGGAAAG GCACGATTTCCTAGCTTGGAGAGGCTGAAAATCAATCAGGCAAGCAAGTTGAGGACAATATGgcacacccaacttgctcaagCCTCTTTTTCCAGGCTCAGACAAGTTGAGGTTTCCGAGTGCGTTAGTCTAATAAATGTCTTGCCCCCTAGTATCGTGGGAGGATTGAATGCTCTGGAAGTGAGGAGTTGTGAAAGAATTGTACTAATAGTGGCAAGCAACATTGTTGGAGATGATGATCCTGATGATGTATCAGAAAATGAGTTTGATTTCAGCAGCTTGAAATGCCTGACACTCGCTGATCTACCAAGTCTACAAGGCTTTTGCTCCGTACATTGCATCGTGAAATTCTCATCCGCAATAACCTTAAAAGTAGAACTCTGCCCAATCGAGTTGAAGATATCCCCTAATGGGTTCCTCCTGAACGAGTTGACTGAGTTGCGATTGGCTGAGTTGCGATTGGCTGAGTTGCAATTGGCTGAGACAAGGATCCAAACCTTGAAGAAAATCATGGATGAGTTGAAGAATCCTAATACCATCAGGATCGGGGTGTGCGGAATTGCGGGTGTGGGAAAAACCACGCTTGCAAAAGCAGTTCATAAGCAAGCTACAGAAGATAAAGAGTTATTTGATGATGTGGTTATCCTACTAGACGTGAAAAGCAATACAGACTTGGAAGgaattcaaaagaaaattgtTGAGAAGTTGGGCATGGACATTCTTGACAATGACACCATCGATGGAAGAGCCAGTCGTTTAAGTGCCCGGATAAAGGACAAAAAGGTGCTTGTAATTCTAGATGATGTTTGTGAACAAATTGACTTAGTGGCTGTCGGACTTCCTAGCGTGGCTGCTTGTAAGATATTGCTGACATCTAGATTTAGGAAGACATTATCTGATATGAGTACGCAGAAAGAGTTTCTGCTTGACATTTTACAAGAAAAAGAGTCCTGGGTATTATTTGAGAAGAAGGCACTCGATGTTGTTAAGGATCCAGCTATACTAGAAGTAGCAAAACAAGTTGCCAAAAATTGTGGTGGTCTGCCTATTTTGGTGGTCACAGTGGCAAGTGTTTTAAAGCAAAGAACTACGTTACCTCCGTGGACAGATGCTTTGACATGCTTGCAGGAAGGGTCTgatagagaagaagaattggCAGAAAAGGCACACTTGGGTCTAGAGTGGAGTTACAAACAGTTGAATGATAAGGAACTAAAGCAAATATTCTTGCTATGTGGCATTACTATACGGGGAAACAGTATTAGTTTGGCAGACTTGTTGAGGTATAGTATGGGTTTAGGTTTCTTGAAAAAGGCCTTCACAGTGGAGGAAGCACGAAAGGCATTGCTTTCACGAATTGAAAAGCTCAAAGATTATTGTCTACTTATAGAGAGTGATGACAACAGATATGTTCGAATGCATGAGCTTGTACTCAATGTTGCTAACCAGATTGCATTCAGAGATCGACACATCTTATCATTAGTGGAAGATGGAGGTAACCGTGAGTTGAAAGAATTGTCAGATAAGTATTTTTTAGAGAAATGCACAATCATGTCTTTCCCCTGTGGCAACAATATCCCAAGGCTTCCTGAAGTTATGCACTGCCCCACTCTGACAATGTTTCATTTGCAAGGTGACCTAGATGATGACTCGCAGAAAATCTCGCCTAGGTTTTTtgaaaagatgaaaaatctCCAAGTGCTGAGTTTGCGATGTATGACTATTCCAACACTACCTTTGTCTCTTCAGTTCCTGAAAAATCTAGTTTTCCTATGTTTAGATCAGTGCATATTGGGAGATGTCGCTTTAATTGGGGAGCTGAGTAACTTGGAAATTCTTTCGTTTTCAGAATCCAATGTCAAACAATTGCCTACAGCAGTAGGGCAATTGACTCATCTTCGGTTGTTAGATTTATCAGATTGCTCTGAACTTGAAGTGATCTCTCCAGGTGTTATATCAAGCTTAGGGAGACTGGAAGAGTTGAGAATGAGAAACAGCTTTAAAAAGTGGGAGGTTGAAGGCGAAGGAAGTAATGCAAGCCTTTCAGAGTTGAAGCATTTGTCTCAGCTATCCTTCTTAGAAATACATATTCCTAATGCTGACATTCTTCCGGCAAACTTGTTCTCCCCCGAGTTGGAAAGATTCAATATAATTGTTGGGGATGTGTGTGAGAAACTTATGGTTGAGACGACCCTCAACAGCCTAAAACTCAAGCTCACTACCAGCATTGAACACTTGGATGAAGGACTAAAATTTCTAGTGGAAAGATCAGAAGACTTGTCCTTATATACGGAGAGTGTTAATAATATTTTCCATCCACTAGATACAGAAGAGTTTGAGCATCTGAAGCATTTGCAACTCGAAAGCAACGTTGTTGATTTTACTCATATTATAAATATAAAG GCTGTGTTCCCGAACTTAACTTCGTTGACAGTACATAGGTGTGGTCGCCTAAGCTTCTTGTTTTCAATTTCTATGGCTAAAAGTCTTGTGGGACTCAAACATCTTGAGATATCCACTTGTGCAATCATAGAAGAGATTGTTTCATCAACAGGAGAACATGGTCAACAAAATATGGATAACATGTTCCCTAAGTTGGAAGATTTGAAGCTAAATGAACTTCCAACCCTTACCAGATTTTGCTCCGGAAGTTATATTCAACTTCTGTCCTTAGAAAAATTGGATATAGAAGGTTGTAGTAAACTGGGTGCATTCATTTCTGATAATGTTGCTATGAGTGGTGAAGATATTAGAATCTgcaaagaaattgaagagaagGACTCTGAAGAGAACCTTGATGTTAACAGCAAGCTGAATACTGCACAATGCTTCCTCTTTGACGAAAAG ATTGGTTTGCCTAACTTGACAAGCTTGATGGTTCACCGATGTGATGGTTTAAATTTCTTACTGTTATCTTCCATGGCAAGAAGTCTTGTAAAACTCAAACATCTTGTGATATCTGAATGTCAAAGAATGGAAGCAGTATTGACAAAAGAACACAGTGAAGAAAACAAGGATAACATGTTTCCTGAGTTAAAAGAATTGGACCTAAAGGATCTTCCTCATCTTGTTAGATTCTGCTCAGgaaattattttgaatttgCATCTATGGAGAGATTGCAATTAGAAAAGTGTGCTAAATTGGAGACATTCATCTGTAATCCCTCGAGTACCAGTATTGCAAgccaaaaagaaatggaaagagTGGACAAGAATGAGAACCTTGAGACAGAAGtaccatactttctttttgacaaAAAG GTAGGGCTTCCAAGGTTGGAGAGGTTGATTATCAATGAACTACCGAAGCTCACAACAATTTGGCACACTCAACTTGCTCCAAACTCTTTCCGCAGACTCAGAGACGTTACAGTGCAACGATGCAATGGTcttaaatatatttttcaagTCTCCATCATAGCCGGTGTTTTTCACCAGCTACAAAAGTTGATAGTGAAGGAGTGTGGAGTGGAGGAAATAGTTTCTCAGGAAGAGGGCATAGAAAAATTAATGCCTGATCAGTTCTTCCCAAAGCTAACATGTTTGGAATTTACAAGTCTATTCCAACTTGAGAGATTCTATCTAAAGATGCCTGCTATCAACTGGCCACTAAAAACATTAGTGTTGTCTGATTGTCAGAAAGTGGATATCTTTGCCGCGGAATCTTCAGGCCGTCAGAAAATACATGACTTGGGGAATCTGCGGGTTAAACAATATTATGTTCTATTTGAGAAG AGTTTATTTCCCAAACTGGAAGATTTGACCTTCAGCCCCGTGGACATCTGGTACGGTCGACCTGCCCATGAAAAAGCTCTTTTTCCTGCGACCGGTACAGATGGGTCCCTTCCACATTTGAGAACGTTGAGGCTACATGGAATGGAGAAGTTTATGCGTCTCTGGGAGAACACCGAACCTGCAGCTGGATCAGCTTTTCCACAGTTGAAAACTCTTGAGGTGAAGTTTTCTGGATTGACTAATCTAGAGTTGTCTGCAATATCCTTCCGGAATCTAACAACTATAGAAGTAACCTTTTGCTGGCGATTGCAATATTTGACCACTTATTCAGTAGCTCAAAGTCTCGTGCAACTCAAAACTTTGAAAGTTGACGAATGTAAAAATATGAAAGAAATCTTCACAAGCGAAGGAATGggagaaggtgcaagtaaatgTGAGATTGTTTTCAGGCAGTTGCAAACTTTGGAACTTGGTGATTTAATAAGTTTGGAACGGTTTTGCGCGAGCAACTGCAGAGTGAAGGTCCCAATCTTGGGAACTTTAAAGGTGAATTGGTGCCCGTTCAAATTGAAGATTTCCTCTGATAAGGTACTAGAAGTTGATCTGGAGTCTGATACTGAATCATGGTCGCAAAGCATGTCTATGCATGAACAGGACAACAGACGTTTGAGGGCGAAAGAAGGTAACAGCCTCCCGGAGACTCCGGTTGTTCTCGCGCTGCCTGAGACTGGTACTTCTAGCTCGTTGACTGCCAAGAAAACTGCTGATCTTCCTGCGGAGGTGATAGCCCAGCTTAATGCTCTGCTTGGAATTGACCTGGCAGCTCCCTCAGCCTATCAGCAACTCTCAGCACTCCTCCCATTTCTTCAATCAACTAGAAAGGAATGGGTAGTTGATCAAATAAGAGAAGCTCTTCAGAAATTGGCTCCTGCCGTGGACAAGAAGAGCTCTGAGCTAACTGCCCAACTTGAGGCGGGAAGGTCTGAGGTTATTGCCGGCAGCTCCCATATTGAGGCGGAATGTCAAGAAGTCATGGGCCGGGAGGCGGAACCGAGATTTGCTTCAGGCCCAGGATGA